The genome window GATGAACGAACTCGGAATCTCGACGAGGGCAACATGGATCTGGGCCTGAAAGACACGGTCGCCGTCATCACCGGCGGGGCGAGCGGGATCGGTCTCGCGACCGCGCGGCTGTTCCTCCAGGAGGGAGCCCGGGCGATCCTCCTCGACCGCTCCGAGCAGGTCTCCGCCGTCGCCGCGGGTCTTCAGGAGGAAACCGGAAGGGCCGCCGCCGGAGTGGCCTGCGACGTCGCCGACGAAGAAAGCGTCCTCCACGCCGCCGAGCGCGCCCAGGACCGGTTCGGCCAGCTCGACCATGTCGTCCACTGCGCGGCGGTCGGGTCGGGCAAGTTCGGGTTCCCGTTTACGAACCTCAAGCCACGGGACTGGCGAAGCTCACTGGAGATCAACATCCTCGGCATGGTCCACGTAGCCCACGCCTTCGCCCCCCGGCTCACCGAGCGGAAAGAGGGGACGATGACGTTCCTGGCCTCGGTCGCCGGGCAGATCGGCTCGCAAACCGATCCCCCCTACAGCGCATCGAAGGCAGCCAACATCAACTTCGCCCAGTGCCTGGCGAAGGACCTTGCCCCGCACGGCATCCGGATCAACACCGTCTGTCCGGGGATGGTTCGGACGCCCCTCAACGAGTCGGTCTGGCGGGCCTGGAACGACCAGCAGCCGCCCGAGGGTCGGAAATCCTACGAGGAGTGGGCCGGAGCCAAGGTCCGCAGCGTGGTCCCGCTCGGCCGCTGGCAGACGCCGGAAGACATCGCCGCCATGATCGTCTTCCTCGCCTCCCGGCGGGCGGACAA of Planctomyces sp. SH-PL14 contains these proteins:
- a CDS encoding SDR family NAD(P)-dependent oxidoreductase, producing the protein MDLGLKDTVAVITGGASGIGLATARLFLQEGARAILLDRSEQVSAVAAGLQEETGRAAAGVACDVADEESVLHAAERAQDRFGQLDHVVHCAAVGSGKFGFPFTNLKPRDWRSSLEINILGMVHVAHAFAPRLTERKEGTMTFLASVAGQIGSQTDPPYSASKAANINFAQCLAKDLAPHGIRINTVCPGMVRTPLNESVWRAWNDQQPPEGRKSYEEWAGAKVRSVVPLGRWQTPEDIAAMIVFLASRRADNVTGQTINVDGGFVMHW